In Nymphalis io chromosome 13, ilAglIoxx1.1, whole genome shotgun sequence, the genomic stretch AATGTAATCTAAACCCTCAGCGACAAGTCGGACCTATATTTCAACGAATATGATGTGTGATGATTTTTTGGTAGTCTCTAACATTggaacctttttttataaatattttttcatttaaacaatAAGGCTGAATGCATAGTGTTTTgcacatattgtttattttaaatcaaaaattgaCAATATGAATGTGAAGTGTTGTGTCAAAGATTTTGACATTACACTTCACATGTAAACAAATAAGTGAGGTTATTTGAATACGATCTTAACTAAAATTTCAAatgattactaaaatatttaacaaaaacagcAGAAAGGAATGACCGTCTAGTGAATTTACATCAgtaattatagatttatttcaGAATGTGGCGTCGATATTTAATGTGGTTTGCACATGAACACGTAGACTTTCGTTATGCTGTAAGGATTCTTTTCAttctatcttatataaaaatcataaataaaatctaattattttaaaattttaggaaATGCAAAGCATACTTTCCATGCTCaatatacagataaaatttGTAGAGAAACCATGTGTAAATAAGCCTTATTGGATAGTTGAGTTTCCTACTGAAGATTGCATCAAAAAGGTCGCTTCCCGTTCAGTTTTACTTAAGAATTGTATAGAACTATGGTCTAGAGCTACAACAGCGGATCGTTTACATAGAAACTTGAAAAATGCACTCACAAACTCAAGTGGAAAGTGGATTATACCTGATACGTCAATAGAGCATATAAGTGATACACATGTTTGCCCAAAGGAGCTTCTACAAGCATGTAGTGATAAACAAAAGTCTTTCAAAGTTGAAGTAGAGACATTCTGTAAACATTTTACAATGAAAGAAAAGGTCGACAAAATTGAGGTAAATCAaaactttttgtatatttaccattctttttaaaatatcaaatgttaacgctaatcatttttaatagatatataaaaaaatataaaaataatttttacaagtGCACTTAACGAAGCTAGAAAGAGCTCAGAGAGCTGTACTAAAAGCACTTATGGCACTTTCAATTCGTCACTCAACCACATTATTGTATGATACAACTCAAGTTTTGAATGTACGTAAGCTATTCATATACCAAATAACATTTAGATTCCATAGTAACGAAGGTTATTAACTCAGATAACTGATAAAAGACTAAATAAATGTCCTGTTCCCTTTTTTAGGACAAGATTTGTCCAAAGATCCTACAATTATCTGGCTCCtagaatatataacatattacatgCTAAGcttaaccttaggaaatacaCAAACAGACAACTAAAGCAATTCATCTTTAAGTACCTTTTGGAACTAAATGACACAATTATAAGTAGTTTATTTACACACAGTCTCACAcagtcacacacacacacacacacacacacacacacacacacacacacacacacacacacacacacactcacatacacacagacacacacacacacacacagacacatacacatatactcATACACACATGTGTACACAGTGTACACACATACTCACACTCACATAAGCATGGACATCTTATTAgttccattttatattttttattatttcttacttttcagcttatacatttatttttattttttgttcatagTAACaggcctggtgtcttgtagaacagtttatCTTTAATTGTTATGTGTATATGtaaatttgtaaactttttgtgaagaaataaataaaatattattattattattattaatttaacagcaAATGTAGCACAATATTTATCTTGAAATGTTACCTAATAAACATTAACCCAAATATGAATAGAACTTTTTTGGagcaattttaatcatttttcatatattatttattaaagacctTAATTTATGGCTGTAATTAGTAGCAGTTTTCCATTGTGAAAGTATATTTTCCTTATGATGGAACAAAAACTACCTCTTGAGCCGATATGGGTTAATTTACAtgctgatttatttaatttacttttagaaTTTCAGCTACTTGCCTTTACGTGGTCCGGTAAAGTTAAAGAATCCAGATATAACATTGGCCTACCTTGAATTCTATGGTGTTGATCCCAATAACGTTCCTGATCAGCCACATGATTTATTTTTCGGTAAATGGGTATGTCTCAGCATTGATATAACTAAtcgattatttttcttatttattattcaagggaagatttttttaaatttaatatctataatccattatatattaaatttcatatgaaCTGTTTAGTTTTGAAATAGTCAGTGATTAATCAACGCATAAATGTAGATTGCTGATGGTCAACGTGAGCTCATCCAAACGCACTCTCTAAAGAAACGACAGTTTATCGGCAATACAAGCATGGATGCTCAATTGTCGCTCATAATGGCAAACCAAGCTCAAGTAAATACTGGACTAATAATATTAGACCCATTTGTAGGATCCGGTTCCCTATGTATAGCTGCAGCGCATTTTGGAGGTAGTATTTGAAATagagaaatacatttaaaatatttatattttgaattgaagctatctttttaatttgtaaagtatagcttacatttttataagtattttaatgataaaagtttatttggttagttttaaattaagaatgacttaaatattgtttgtagCATATGTTTGGGGGTCGGACATCGATTTTATGATGCTGCATGCGAAATCCAGGCCTACACGCGTCGGACAAAAGGTaacaatgtatgtataaattgaatCTAAGATGCAAGTAATAAAAGTTTGAAGGATATAAGCTATAAGTTTTAAAAGAAACTTCAATAAGAACGGCATAAGGCTCCTTCAATTTTGTTGCTTAGATTTTTATGGAGCACTGTTGTGCAACTCTGCTCTCTAAATGTCCTCATTTAGTGGTTACGAGTGACAAGTAGGGGATTCCATTAAAAAAAGAGCAGTATAagtgttagaaatatttatgtacttcatttaatatatttaataattacatatttctatatagtgtttgatttaataaaaatataatcggtttcaaaacgtcattggtattgtttggtaataaagttaaaaaaaatagttttcccgcgcgtatataaaaaaaagagaactGAACGACTGTCATTGagttaacaatatatgatattttgtattaaatttaaaatatctaagatattaaaattaacaaataataaagtttatttcttccaatggtgtatttattataagtaaggtTTGCTTTACTGCCGCCTTTGatttgattagttaaacaataccgTGCCTTCTTggtttgaatgtcaaatcaataatgacagaaagaacgAAATCTTTGTTAAACTAAACGGCCGCTAAGCAACGTGTATAGTTAGAGCCGTTAGTAGTTTAAATAACAATCagctgttataaaatattacaaattcacacggccttttttttgttttatagcataggaaggcggacgagcatatgggccacctgatggtaagtggtcaccaacgcccatagacattgtaagaaatgttaaccatcgcttacatcaccaatgttgagaactaagatgttatgtccattgtgcctgtaattacactggctcaatcacccttcgaaccggaacacaacaataccaagttttgcggtagaatatctgatgagtgggtggtacctacccaggcgagcttgcacaaagctctaccaccagtaatttggCCTCTTTGTATTcactatgtatgtataaacctgcatgtgtctaatttcattgaaattctgccacatgtgtattctaccaacccgcattggagcagcgtggtggaataagctccacaaccttctcctcaaaagggagtgttgtcagtgggacattaacaggctgttactgtattcaCTATGTAGGGGGTTGCGGAACTAAAAAGTTTAAGAAACTATGTTTTAGATAATATCTGTTATCCCAGGTTCGTACAGAAGAAGAAAGTATTAAGAGTAACATGAAGCACTACGGGACCGATTCGAGGTATTTAGACGTCGTTGTGAGTGATTTCTCATTGCCTAATTGGAGGGGAGACTTGAAGTTCGATGCTATTATAACTGATCGTGAGTTTGTATTTATCatctttaaatttgatattaaaataatccggtgaatttatttttaaagagaaatcaaataattacgTCGACTTATTAATTGTTCTTATCCATAATTTctatatatactcgtaaataagcaatgaaaaaacattttagGGCTTTTTTCTCTTcagattttttgtttaaaaacgtTTGGAAAAAAATGTCCCAcgaaatgttttctttaaattttcatgtatgaTTGTGGGCGACATTCCATAATCATAAGGTATAAAGACTAAAGCTTTACCTTTGAAAATACAccgttttgtaaaataataatttgtggaATGGTGGCATGAAGAATTTCTCGAGTGGTTAATAAGAAattttccttcaaacgaggcgtgaagaggcatcttgcgggcaggcaaggcgggggcggctagtgcagaatattcttcccgactgtactggccgtcgtcgcgtttggactctactaccacttaccatcaggtggagtagtcatttgccttcccggcagatataaaaaaaaataagagagggtgttacttttttaattttattcttaatggCCATTCAAGCATCTAGCCTGCGTGATATTGCAACGTGAAATATTTGATTAGCCCCTCTCATCTATTGGTAGCGTGTTGTAATACTTTATTCACATAATAGTCTAAGAAGTTAAATAACCTCTTAGGTACATTCTACtggcatataatattaaaaaaacttactataATAAGCTGTagtatatagtaattaaaatatttccagcCCCTTACGGTGTTCGAGAGCCAACGGAGAGAATAGGTATAGACAGAGAAAACTATGAGCTATCCGAGGAACACCTTGTTAACCATATACCGTCTAAGGTGGATTATGGTCTTCCACACTTATACAGCGACTTGCTGAACTTCGCTGCGAAGCATCTCGAGATTGGAAGACGGCTGGTGTGCTGGTATCCTTTAGTGAGGTGAGATTATTTTTGATTCCAACACCAAACATCAAATGTCCTTTACATACCAGAAAAAATACAGAAACAATTGATTTCATTGTTTGTGGCATtttgatattgtaattatagaaaaattataactatagaAAAATAGGCCAACTTAGATTGCGCGTATATTTAATGGTAGgcaattattgatattattcttCTTATGCCAATTTTGAACAtcggaaaaataaaatatcataagtgACTGTAAATTTCCAGAGAAGAATACAAAGAAGACGAGTTACCATCGCATCCCTGTCTGAAGTTAATTGCGAACTCCGAGCAGGTCTTGTCTAAACTAACAGCCCGCAGACTGCTCACGTATGAGAAAGTTAGCGACGATGTTCCCAACATGCCCGTTGACCCACACGCCGGAACGCATAGTTTTAGGTAAAGTTTATCccttaaaaaaactatttcacttTATTATGGCAATCAAAATTCATATTCATTGTTGGATTTATACAAATAGTGGTAAGTAATAGACAATAGTCATCCCTGCCGGTCACAAGGGAACTCGATCTAACTACCCAAGAGATTAAATTGTTAggagtaaaaaagtaataaattgtctatggttgtTATTaacttatcaaatatattacgaGTAGGGTCTATGCCgaatacttttgtaataattaatacgtatatagataataatacaataatatgcaAGCATATGTATGCAAACACTATTTTCTCACCCTCATGACCCAATGGCACGGCAATCTTCAATAGCAAAGTTCTagctctgaaaaaaaaaaaaattacccgaCTCGGAAATGAAGTCCATGTAATAATCTCATTTATTACCATTCGAGGTAATATGACATGTATACAAGTACAGAACAAAGTCAAATGACAATATGAAAAAGGACACAAAAATAAAGAGCAATAGAAAATCAATCTATTCACTACTTAAAACTTATACGATTATATTGTACTTATAAGCAAATCTTGatttgttttggtttttttGCAGGGAGAAATACTTCACAATGGGTGAAACAACGAGAAgggaaagaaaagaaaaaaaagctgAAGATATGGCGGCGTACGGGCTGagacaatttcaaaatattattaatgatgtataaaaatacgaattacatttattattgacaaatattataatttcgtttCTTTGCCTCATTGGGTaaactctaaaaaaaaaaacattattttacgcgcaatttatttgaattttacgtaaaaatataaacaagtttAAAAACAAAGTGATAAgcatatatgtacttatttcaGAATGATAGGAtgagtaaaataataagtaaaacgCTATTCCAATCGAAAGGAGTGTAGATAATCAAACTAGGTTAAAATATTCCATTCTATTTGCTAATAggtctgctatattatgcactaaaacagttcttgattaatatattgtacttataatgcaataatattatacttaactatatatatacactttaattttactaccAAATATCCGCTAATACACcaataccatagattataaaAGATCTCGACATATGATAGCACGTCAATTTATTGTCAAAGTCGTTCATTTGTGGTTTACTCCTCTTGATTGAATAGGTCTGTTCttatattggtatttttatGCCGTTTCATTCGCATCTAGTTTAAATAAGTGATGGTTCTTTTTATGACAACAGATGAGTTAGATGGCTCCAGGTAATAATGaactagatattaaaataacaagacTTCATATTGCAATTTAGTTTACTTGGTAACATAGTATgtagaaaaacatatttaatcttaaattaaataactcatTTTTTATACAGTAAATTCTTGAATAtcaaagacaatttttttttattagtcacCAAATACACAAGGTtggttgtatttttaaatgcgacaataatataatctaaaatccCATATCGTTGAAAGTTACATGTCAgactatatcatatatatcaatatatttacatataattcgaACACAATATTCTTATGacctagtaaataaatatacattgtcTAGTGTGTGAACAGTAacacactgatttctctctttctaccaacagtaatttaaaatttgaaaaaacaaGACCAACCGATAGTTATACAACCACTATAGTAGTAAGGAAGTTTTAATATAGAAACTAAATTACTATTcctatgaattttaattttctataaattttaatcagaCACAGCAAGTGAAAGCATCATATTAGTCAGAGCGGGTATAGTGGGCGGTGGCTGCGCACTGCGCTGTATCTTTTTAGCTTCCGATTGAGCCCACTGGGAGAGCTTAAATGCTTCCTTGCGTTTCGCACTGCCCGATGACTTGTAATGGCTCAGAAGAGTATTGGTCACCTGAGGGCatgaaagtatatataattatagcaaGTAGGTCTAAGTCGTAGATCGTCTTCGCTCTTCTTCGAGCTGCGAACTAGTGCGAATGTATAAACGATCACTCGTGTTAGCGTAAAGTCTTTGAATATTTCACCGAACAGTTGTGTTGAACATATAGACATATGGAGTATTAGATAATTTGCAATCTGTGCACAACATGGCGGGCGTAATTGACGAGTCAAACTGACATGATTTAATTGATGTTAGTTATCACGAATGACATTTACTGTCAAAATTTGAACTACATTTAGACAGATTATTTAACTCTTTTATACTCACCAAGAATAATCCAAGCAGTGCTCTCATGTTTTCAGGATTAAGTTTAAGTGCTTGACAGTAATACGCCTTGGCCAGTTCCATGTTATCTACACCACCCTAGAagcaaattaaatacttttaatttatctataaagtactaaattgtctatgatttcaTCTTAACGTCTTTGATTATTGTCATTTGACAGTGTGCCATAAGACTTCTTGTGAGTAGGATCTATGCCGGGTAGATCTGTGACAATTAACACGTTTATAGtggatagttaaataaacaagatgAAAGACATATAGTGACAATAGTACAGCTTGAACAGATCAgactactattataaatgagCAGGTAAATATGCCTGTCGGTTGGTACTTTACCCCTAATAAAAGTCTTGATCCATGGATATacctttgtaataaataattcaaggaAATTCAATTGCAACAAGAAAAGCTAAAACGAGTGTGCAGCCCTATTTGTTCTGTGTGTACATTTCCTGTGCTTCCTATTTCTCTATGACATAGGTGGAGCAAACttaatttacattcaaataatttagtataattacTTACTagtaccattttatttattaatttttaatactattttaataattatttaagtcactacaataaacatattaagaAACATCACTTTTCATACCATAGTGTAACGTATATCAGCAAGCCGTTGGTGCATCAAATGATTGTGCGGTTGATGCAGTATCAATTCTTCAGCACAATATGCAGCTTTGGAATACTCTTGAACTTGCAAGTACAATTCGGAGAGCTCCTGCCAGGCCTCCATATCTGACATAAACCTGAAACcatgaaatagaaaaaatggcgtactatgtataattattaccatgtttatttaaagaatgtAAATGAACAGGACTGTTTGTAAGCAAAACATCATTACACaattaataagtattacttAGTATTAGTGCTGTGGTAATTGAAGTTGAAAGACCACCTATACTATGTAATAATCACACCGATTGGCATTCGTTCCGTGAATACCTAGAgggtaatataaatttaaaaatagcttaagTGTTTCGATGATATTAAAGAGGCAACAGACAATATTACTATGCTCATACAAGACGCTTGTTGGAAAACTACGCCATTACtaacaaataacataaattcgCCGCTATATACTAAAAAACTAATTCTCGAAAAACGACGACTACGACGTGTTTGGCAACTTAGTAGAAATGTGGAATATAAACGAGCACTTAATAAAGCTATACAAGAGCTAAGAATATTCCTCACTGAATGGAACGATGCTACGCTCGAAGCTAAACTAGAGTCACTTACGCCTACGGCATCCAGTAACTATTTCTTATGGCAATTCACCAAGTTCTCCAACAAACCTCAGGTAGC encodes the following:
- the LOC126772768 gene encoding tRNA (guanine(10)-N2)-methyltransferase homolog, giving the protein MWRRYLMWFAHEHVDFRYAEMQSILSMLNIQIKFVEKPCVNKPYWIVEFPTEDCIKKVASRSVLLKNCIELWSRATTADRLHRNLKNALTNSSGKWIIPDTSIEHISDTHVCPKELLQACSDKQKSFKVEVETFCKHFTMKEKVDKIENFSYLPLRGPVKLKNPDITLAYLEFYGVDPNNVPDQPHDLFFGKWIADGQRELIQTHSLKKRQFIGNTSMDAQLSLIMANQAQVNTGLIILDPFVGSGSLCIAAAHFGAYVWGSDIDFMMLHAKSRPTRVGQKVRTEEESIKSNMKHYGTDSRYLDVVVSDFSLPNWRGDLKFDAIITDPPYGVREPTERIGIDRENYELSEEHLVNHIPSKVDYGLPHLYSDLLNFAAKHLEIGRRLVCWYPLVREEYKEDELPSHPCLKLIANSEQVLSKLTARRLLTYEKVSDDVPNMPVDPHAGTHSFREKYFTMGETTRRERKEKKAEDMAAYGLRQFQNIINDV